In Deltaproteobacteria bacterium, one DNA window encodes the following:
- a CDS encoding YbaB/EbfC family nucleoid-associated protein, with amino-acid sequence MKNMNELLKQAQKMQGKITKLQEELEKKTVEASAGGGMVTAVANGRGDIISVTIEREVVDPEEVGMLEDLVTAAVNEAINRSREMVQEEMSKLTGGMNIPGLF; translated from the coding sequence GTGAAGAACATGAACGAACTGCTCAAACAGGCCCAGAAGATGCAGGGAAAGATCACGAAGCTGCAGGAAGAGCTCGAGAAAAAGACCGTGGAAGCCAGCGCTGGTGGGGGTATGGTGACGGCCGTGGCAAATGGAAGGGGGGATATCATCTCCGTTACGATAGAGAGGGAAGTCGTGGATCCTGAAGAGGTGGGCATGCTCGAAGACCTCGTCACGGCGGCGGTGAATGAGGCCATAAATCGCTCGCGGGAAATGGTTCAGGAGGAGATGTCGAAGCTGACGGGCGGCATGAATATTCCGGGGCTCTTTTGA
- the recR gene encoding recombination protein RecR, whose protein sequence is MRYFPGPMRELIKSLCNFPGVGEKSALRMALFILKREEGLSEQIAHAILKAKREICYCTRCGNFSEGEICEICKRDDRSSVICVVEQPQEILPVEKSGEFDGRYHVLGGALSPIDGVMPENLKIDALVSRVKEEDVKEVIIATNLNVEGEATASYLSALLKPLGVRVTRIAYGMPIGSDLEYADELTVGKAIAYRREI, encoded by the coding sequence ATGAGATATTTCCCCGGTCCCATGAGAGAGCTCATCAAGAGCCTCTGCAATTTTCCCGGCGTGGGCGAAAAGAGCGCCCTGAGAATGGCCCTTTTCATCCTGAAGAGGGAGGAGGGGCTCTCCGAGCAGATTGCCCACGCGATTTTGAAAGCCAAAAGGGAGATTTGCTACTGCACCCGGTGCGGCAACTTCTCGGAGGGGGAGATCTGCGAGATCTGCAAGCGCGACGACAGGAGCAGCGTGATCTGCGTGGTAGAGCAGCCGCAGGAGATCCTCCCCGTCGAGAAAAGCGGGGAGTTCGACGGCAGGTATCACGTCCTCGGCGGCGCGCTCTCTCCCATCGACGGGGTGATGCCGGAAAACCTGAAGATCGACGCCCTCGTCAGCCGGGTGAAGGAAGAGGATGTGAAAGAGGTCATCATCGCTACGAACCTGAACGTCGAAGGGGAAGCCACGGCGTCCTACCTTTCGGCGCTCCTGAAACCTCTGGGGGTGCGGGTCACGAGAATTGCCTACGGGATGCCCATCGGCTCCGACCTCGAGTATGCCGATGAGCTTACCGTCGGCAAGGCGATCGCGTACAGGAGAGAAATTTAA
- a CDS encoding 4Fe-4S dicluster domain-containing protein — MAVKARSSRKKTPKLTKKNEFGFFEVRMESIGGLGANVGGKILAEALVFGMGYNASSFASYGSEKKGTPVKAFVRVAEPKTEIRVNSPIEEPHILAIFHESMVKTLPVTAGLLKDGAVILNTKRSADDARDFMMISSGAVGAVDATEIAIQTKSRVNMVLLGAIARASGFIELKALKEAVKAAFGAKYPAAMPGNLAALERGFKEVELKTYGEDGKYAHVPFVRTLPDFGYENAPIGGVIYSVGNTSLKDLSASRVGFIPFFIEEKCTKCGDCDMYCPDYCFVWEKGIDKKTGKEGMILKGIDYQYCKGCLRCTKACKFGAIEPVKESDYDINDIIVKHKFSR; from the coding sequence ATGGCAGTGAAGGCAAGATCCTCGAGGAAGAAAACTCCTAAGCTCACGAAGAAGAACGAGTTTGGCTTCTTCGAGGTGAGAATGGAGTCGATTGGGGGCCTCGGGGCAAACGTGGGAGGGAAGATCCTCGCCGAAGCTCTCGTGTTCGGCATGGGGTACAACGCCTCATCGTTTGCGTCCTACGGTTCCGAGAAGAAAGGGACACCCGTGAAGGCCTTCGTGAGAGTAGCGGAGCCGAAAACGGAGATCCGCGTAAACAGCCCCATCGAAGAGCCCCATATCCTGGCGATTTTCCACGAGTCGATGGTCAAAACGCTTCCCGTAACGGCGGGCCTCCTCAAGGATGGGGCGGTGATCCTCAACACGAAGAGGAGCGCCGACGATGCAAGGGATTTCATGATGATATCGAGCGGGGCGGTGGGCGCAGTGGACGCCACGGAGATAGCGATCCAGACGAAATCGCGGGTGAACATGGTCCTGCTCGGCGCCATCGCCCGTGCCAGCGGCTTTATCGAGCTGAAGGCTTTGAAAGAAGCCGTCAAGGCGGCCTTCGGGGCGAAATATCCCGCCGCCATGCCGGGAAACCTTGCCGCCCTCGAGCGGGGGTTCAAGGAGGTGGAGCTCAAGACGTACGGTGAGGACGGCAAGTACGCCCACGTTCCCTTCGTAAGGACCCTTCCCGATTTTGGCTATGAAAACGCCCCGATAGGAGGCGTGATCTACAGCGTGGGGAACACATCGCTCAAGGACCTGTCGGCCAGCAGGGTGGGGTTCATCCCCTTTTTCATAGAGGAAAAGTGCACCAAGTGCGGTGATTGCGACATGTACTGCCCCGACTACTGCTTCGTCTGGGAGAAGGGAATCGACAAAAAGACCGGGAAAGAGGGGATGATATTGAAGGGCATCGACTACCAGTACTGCAAGGGATGCCTCCGGTGCACGAAGGCTTGCAAGTTTGGCGCCATCGAGCCGGTGAAGGAGAGCGACTACGATATCAACGACATTATCGTGAAGCATAAATTTTCCAGGTAA
- a CDS encoding pyruvate synthase translates to MPAKKLAAKKTRPKPAQVPIFLSGNEVSALAASQINYHLMGYYPITPSTEIAEELDAMRAEGVHTIRMIPGDGEHGAAGICFGATTAGGRVFNATSANGLMFGFEQLPVQSGSRFPMVFNIVTRSVSGPLDIRCDHSDIMLAINTGWIILMASDPQAVYDMNIVAPKIGEHPDVRLPVMVAFDGFFTSHQKRLIYHFEDKRVVQDFLGPFVPTVTSVDPSKPVTIGPYMNDPDLINNKKQLSAAMEEAYRVIPKVLREYGRLSGRRYDMVEKYRMEGANAALLILNSAAETSKEAVDILRAKGKKVGLVKLNVIRPFPVNEVLDALKGVKGLVVADRQDNPGGWAGQMTMEVKAVLQGVPRSGVKVASRVYGIGGKEFFIDDALELLEEAMKIARTGKVDVPYEFHGANPGDMKYKPKEIFRPIEDKESSGLLTVTEDAASGAVKVKGVVARKLTEMPKRVASGHGACPGCGIFTNLNIFLKGLEGHVVVLFHTGCGMVVTTGYPFTSHKVTYIHNLFQNGAATLSGVVEMFEEKKERGEIPEDEKITFLMVTGDGGHDIGMGISIGAAMRGHRMIIIEYDNQGYQNTGSQLSFTVPLGHQTSTSHFGPYQHGKTTHHKDTAQIFSACNIPYVFTAAESNYRDMIRKAAKAQKIAEQGLVFGKLISMCPLAWMTEERLSMEIIQASVDCCFFPLYEVVNGITTINYDPEEKGNKIPVTDWLKYMGKTKHLFRPECKPQLDSFQEEVDRRWRRLREMHNNPYL, encoded by the coding sequence ATGCCTGCAAAAAAGTTAGCCGCAAAGAAGACCAGGCCCAAGCCTGCTCAGGTGCCGATTTTCCTGAGCGGGAACGAGGTGTCTGCACTGGCCGCCAGCCAGATCAACTACCACCTCATGGGCTACTATCCCATCACGCCCTCCACAGAGATCGCCGAGGAGCTCGATGCGATGAGGGCCGAAGGGGTCCACACCATCAGGATGATACCGGGCGACGGAGAACACGGAGCCGCAGGGATCTGTTTCGGAGCCACCACGGCGGGTGGAAGGGTATTCAACGCAACCTCCGCCAACGGCCTCATGTTTGGCTTCGAACAGCTCCCCGTGCAGTCGGGTTCCCGCTTCCCCATGGTATTCAATATCGTTACCCGGAGCGTCTCGGGCCCCCTCGACATACGGTGCGACCACTCGGATATCATGCTTGCCATCAACACGGGCTGGATCATTCTCATGGCCTCCGACCCACAGGCTGTCTACGACATGAACATCGTCGCCCCGAAGATAGGCGAGCATCCCGATGTCCGCCTTCCCGTCATGGTCGCCTTCGATGGATTTTTCACCAGCCACCAGAAAAGGCTCATCTACCACTTCGAGGACAAACGGGTTGTGCAGGACTTCCTGGGCCCCTTTGTGCCCACCGTCACCTCCGTCGATCCGAGCAAGCCGGTGACCATAGGCCCATACATGAACGACCCCGACCTGATCAACAACAAAAAGCAGCTTTCAGCGGCAATGGAGGAGGCGTACCGGGTTATTCCGAAAGTCCTGCGCGAGTACGGGAGGCTTTCGGGGAGAAGGTACGACATGGTGGAAAAATACCGCATGGAGGGTGCCAACGCCGCCCTGCTCATCCTGAACTCTGCTGCAGAGACGTCGAAAGAGGCGGTGGACATCCTGCGGGCGAAAGGCAAAAAGGTCGGGCTGGTCAAGCTCAACGTCATACGTCCCTTCCCGGTAAACGAGGTGCTGGATGCGCTGAAAGGGGTAAAGGGTCTCGTCGTTGCCGACCGGCAGGACAACCCCGGCGGCTGGGCAGGCCAGATGACCATGGAGGTCAAGGCGGTCCTGCAGGGAGTGCCCAGGAGCGGGGTCAAGGTTGCCAGCAGGGTTTACGGGATAGGCGGCAAGGAGTTCTTCATCGACGATGCCCTCGAGCTTCTCGAGGAGGCGATGAAGATAGCCCGGACCGGCAAGGTGGATGTCCCCTATGAGTTCCACGGCGCGAACCCGGGTGACATGAAGTACAAGCCCAAGGAGATTTTCCGGCCCATCGAGGATAAGGAGTCCAGCGGTCTCCTGACGGTGACGGAAGATGCTGCATCGGGTGCGGTCAAGGTAAAGGGAGTCGTGGCGAGAAAGCTCACGGAGATGCCAAAGAGGGTGGCCTCCGGGCACGGCGCATGTCCGGGATGCGGTATCTTCACGAACCTGAACATCTTCTTGAAGGGTCTCGAAGGGCATGTGGTGGTTCTCTTCCATACCGGCTGCGGCATGGTCGTTACCACGGGGTACCCCTTCACGTCGCACAAGGTGACATACATCCACAACCTCTTCCAGAACGGCGCCGCCACCCTGTCCGGCGTGGTGGAGATGTTCGAGGAGAAAAAGGAGAGGGGTGAGATTCCCGAGGACGAAAAGATAACCTTCCTGATGGTCACCGGAGACGGCGGGCACGACATTGGGATGGGCATCAGCATCGGCGCGGCCATGCGGGGGCACCGGATGATCATCATCGAATACGACAACCAGGGCTACCAGAACACGGGGAGCCAGCTCTCCTTTACCGTGCCCCTCGGCCACCAGACCTCCACGTCCCATTTCGGGCCCTACCAGCACGGGAAGACGACCCATCACAAAGACACGGCACAGATATTTTCGGCCTGCAACATCCCGTACGTTTTCACCGCTGCCGAATCCAACTACCGGGACATGATACGGAAGGCGGCCAAGGCCCAGAAGATTGCCGAACAGGGTCTGGTCTTCGGCAAGCTCATATCCATGTGCCCCCTCGCCTGGATGACGGAGGAGCGCCTGTCGATGGAGATCATCCAGGCCTCGGTCGATTGCTGTTTCTTCCCCCTCTACGAGGTCGTGAACGGCATCACGACCATAAACTACGATCCCGAGGAGA